A stretch of the Octopus bimaculoides isolate UCB-OBI-ISO-001 chromosome 8, ASM119413v2, whole genome shotgun sequence genome encodes the following:
- the LOC106875764 gene encoding DNA primase large subunit has translation MEIAPKRLKKSSIKAISSNYNEDDAKLTIYNVSPNDDISLQEFEDFAIERVKILKIVESLGLQYVKLNDDYNRELRAKLKTTKIWKEIRKTGRFDHVSHFILRLAYCRSEELRRWFLQQELDLFRYRFSNLTTEEKREFANDNKIGYEEISEQEKDQLMPKLIKCGRGTVSSDYYKVCFTDVLDLVRSRKVYLQRGYAYVQFNDLISLISNHFREQLSKGLAVTCRSLPHLEEDDRLLPLLNNLSRAYLGEDFSGQKNNAGAVTVDMLDSLSRKSFPPCMQQLHQSLRQHHHLRHGGRLQYGLFLKGIGLLLEDALRFWGAELSQSVGIDKFEKAYAYNVRYNYGKEGKRANFTPYSCAKIILSNHPANGDYHGCVFRHTDPALLRQKFQGQGMSAENVAKLVNFVTEGHYQLACMKHFEITQGVKGCSFGLQHPNQYFEESQKILNGEVKTNVSSTPVRIVKLSHAQSGSSQRNQTLKSPLVTKNDNNDTLLDDDDGIDDDLLADQLLDVEDMNQIST, from the exons ATGGAAATTGCTCCGAAAAGACTGAAGAAATCTTCGATAAAAgcaatttcttcaaattataatGAAGACGATGCGAAATTAACCATTTATAATGTGTCTCCCAATGACGATATATCTTTACAGGAATTTGAAGACTTCGCTATTGAGAGAgttaaaa TTTTGAAAATAGTTGAGTCTTTGGGTCTTCAATACGTCAAGCTAAACGACGACTACAACCGTGAACTGCGGGCCAAACTGAAGACTACCAAAATATGGAAGGAAATAAGA aaAACCGGTCGATTTGATCATGTTTCACACTTTATTCTTCGACTTGCTTATTGTCGATC gGAAGAATTGCGTCGTTGGTTTCTTCAGCAAGAATTAGACCTGTTTCGTTACCGTTTTTCCAATCTTACAACAGAAGAGAAGAGGGAGTTTGCTAACGATAACAAAATTGGTTATGAGGAG ATTTCTGAACAGGAGAAAGACCAGTTGATGCCGAAGCTAATAAAATGTGGTCGTGGCACTGTCAGCTCTGACTATTATAAAGTCTGCTTCACAGATGTTCTTGACTTGGTCAGATCACGAAAAGTCTACTTGCAAAGAGGTTATGCTTATGTCCAGTTTAATGACCTCATCTCACTAATTAGTAATCACTTCAGGGAACAACTCTCAAAAGGTTTAGCT GTCACCTGCCGTTCTTTGCCTCATCTGGAGGAAGATGACCGTCTTTTACCGTTGCTGAATAATTTGAGTCGAGCCTACCTTGGTGAAGATTTCAGCGGTCAGAAAAACAATGCTGGCGCCGTCACAGTTGATATGCTGGATTCT ttgtcTCGCAAGTCATTTCCTCCCTGCATGCAGCAGCTACACCAAAGTCTGCGCCAGCATCATCACCTGCGACATGGCGGACGCTTACAGTACGGTCTATTCTTGAAGGGCATCGGTCTCCTGTTAGAAGATGCTTTGCGCTTCTGGGGTGCAGAACTTTCACAGTCTGTCGGTATAGATAAG TTTGAAAAAGCCTATGCATATAACGTTCGGTACAACTATGGAAAGGAAGGAAAACGAGCCAATTTTACGCCCTACAGCTGTGCTAAAATCATTCTAAGCAATCATCCGGCTAATGGAGACTACCATG GTTGTGTTTTCCGCCACACTGATCCTGCATTGTTGCGACAGAAATTCCAAGGTCAAGGAATGTCGGCGGAAAATGTTGCAAAG CTGGTGAATTTTGTGACCGAAGGACATTACCAATTGGCTTGTATGAAGCATTTTGAAATCACTCAAGGTGTCAAAGGATGCAGTTTTGGCCTTCAACATCCCaatcaatattttgaagaaaGCCAGAAAATTCTTAATGgagaagtaaaaacaaatg tGTCCTCAACACCCGTCCGAATTGTAAAACTGTCCCACGCACAGTCCGGCTCTTCACAGAGAAATCAGACTCTAAAATCTCCATTGGTCACtaaaaacgacaacaacgacacactccttgatgatgatgatggcattgatgATGACCTCTTGGCTGACCAGTTGCTTGATGTCGAGGACATGAATCAGATATCAACCTGA